The genomic region GATTTCTACTTTAAGTAGTAAGATTATTAATAGTAATACTCCAGCACCTGAATCCTTACCCACCAAGGTAGATCCTAAGCCAAATAATAATGCGAAGGAACTTGCGGAAATTAAAAGTAGATTAGATGAAATGGAAAAAGTCATAATAATGGTGGCTGTGCTATGTTGTGCTGGTATGTTTATTTGTTTATTTGTATTATTTCAAGTCACAGAAAATCCAAATTTGATTAAAGACTTTAACATAATTTATCGCTACCATAAGAGTAGTGTGATAAGACTCGATGCTTTGGAAAATCAATTACAGGTGGTGCTAGTTAGACAAAAAACCTTAACGGACACAATCAATAACTTAACTAACTCGGATAAGTCTGATGGTGAGCAAGTCTCCCCAATTCCTCAGCAAATCCCACAAGAAATTCCTCAACCTAAACCACCAACAGATCAACCATATCAAACACCAAAATTAGGACCCAATATTTTTGATAATCCTATAATAGCACTGTATAATGGCAAAGTTAAGTTGCTAGCTGATATGGTAATTAGAGTATCAGAGGTTAAACTTACAGCTCGTGACCGTCGTTCTGGTCGTTACACTAGGCCTGTTTTAGAAGAAAACAGACAGGGTAATTATTGGATTATCAATCAACGAAATATGATCTATCTTGTTCCTAAATTTAACATGAGAGTTACTAGTCGTAATTATGATGCTATATCTGTGTTTTTTGAATGTATTAAATATGATCCCAATAGTAGGAAAAGTTTTAAGTTGATTAATCCAGCAATCGTTTTCTTAAAGGGTAGTAAATGGGAGCTATTTCAACGGGGAGAGTTAGAATTTTAACCTATAATAATTTTAGCTGGTCTAATTAGTTTTAGTTACGTGGTAATTTAAATAACTGGAGTTGGAAAATGGTTAATTCAGATGATATCCTCGCTAGAATTCAAAAGATAGAAAGCTACCTATCTACAGCTGATGCAAGAAACAATGGCCCGGTCATGGTTACTGGTGCTTGTAATATGGAAAAAATTATTCCCGTAAATATCTCGGAAGAGGAAATAATAGAAGTTTATAATGAAGTACCCGGGGTTTTACTCAGAAACTCAATTGTTACACAGTTAACTGATGCAAGTTATCGGGATGGAGACCAGCCCATTATTTTACAACCCGATGACTATGGTAAGTATTGGTTAATTGTCTCGGATGAAGATAACATTTTTGTTATACCCTCTATTGAGGTTAAGTCTTATATTTATAGACTAAAAAGCATGGCTAAAGTATTTGATTTTCAGGGTGGTAGTCCTTCTACAGATAATCATTATTTATTAATTAAACCCGCAAGATTCCAGACTTTACCCAGTGGAAGGGAATGGAAAATGGAGGAAAAGGGGATTTTAGAGTTTACTAATCATGGTGGAAAAGATTCACTGGCTAAATCTTTGCACAAGTCTATACAGAATAATCAGACAAATACCAATTCGGAAATCTCGAAAATTCATCAGGAGTTAAATAAGATAAAATCTCAATTAGAACATATTTCTTCCCAGGGAGACTGGCAAGCTTCTATATCCGAAATAAGAGACAATCAAGCAAATACCAATTTGGAACTCATGAGAGCTAATCAACAATTAGACCGACAGTTAAATGAGATAAAATCTCAATTAGAACAAGTTACCCCCCAGGAAGATTGGCAATCTCTTATTTGGGAAATAAGAGATAATCAAGCAAATACCAATTTGGAACTCAGGAGAGCTAATCGACAGTTAGACCGTCAATTAAATGATATTAGCTCCCAACTGGAGCAGTTGAGATCCCAAGATATTAGACTCCAAATAGATTTACTCAGGGTACGCTTAGAATCTTTAGAGAGCAGGTCAAGTAGAGATTAACTAGAGTATTAAGTCTTCACGGATTAAAATGCCTATTGTATACTACTATGAAGACTTTTGATCCTGTCCACTCAACAATTTCTTCCATGAAACCACAACTCCTTGTTTATGTCCCACCCCATCCCTTAATTAAACACTGGTTGTCTGTAGCTCGTGAAGCAGCTACCCCTTCAGTGCTATTCCGCTCTGCTATTACCGAATTAGGAAGGTGGTTAACCTATGAAGCCACTAGAGAATGGCTACCTACTCAAGAAAGCGTAGTTCAAACACCTTTAGCTCCATGCCCAGCTACTTTTATCAATTCACAAGTACCCTTAGCAGTTGTCCCCGTTCTCCGTGGGGGATTGGGTTTATGGGAAGGAGCACAAACTGTGTTACCCTTAGCTAGTGTTTACCATTTGGGATTAACCCGAGATGAAAAAACCCTGGAGCCATCCTGTTATCTCAATAAGTTACCGGAAAAATTTGCCCCCGACACTAGGGTCTTAATTGTCGATCCTATATTGGCCACAGGAGGATCTATAATGGCAACAATGGCAGAATTGACACAAAGAGGTGTGGAACCAGCATTAACTCGAATTGTTTGTGTAATCGCGGCAAAACCTGCTTTGCAAAGACTAAATGCTACTTATCCTCAATTGGTCGTATACAGTGCCACTATTGATGAAAACCTAGATAACCAAGGATTCATTGTGCCGGGACTAGGAGATGCAGGCGATCGCATTTTTGGTACTTAAAAGCTACCATATTAGCTACTACTTATTGAAGGCGGTGAAAGTATGAGTCAGAAAGATGGGTTTGGCAGTGGTTTTCTACTGGGGACAATTGTTGGAGGTGTGGTGGGTGGCATTTTGGGTACTGTATTAGCATCGAGAAGGGAAACAGTAGAGACGGAGGATGGAGGTAACACGGATGATTTAGAAGTAGGTAAAAGTGGGACGAGAAGAAAACAGATGAAATCAGCAATTAGTCAAGATCTAGCCATGGAAACAGCAAGGCGGTCTCTAGAAGACAAAATTGCCCAGCTCAATGCTACAATTGATGATGTGCGAGAACAATTAAACAGTGTTAATAGTAGTTCCCCTACTTCTTCTCAATCCTCGTTCATTCAGGAATAATCACTTAAGGTAGAAAACTCCGCTAACTATGTATTTACTTTTCCAAACTTTAGCCTCCTTTGTGGAAATTTATAGCTACGTGCTAATTGTCAGGGTTCTGCTAACCTGGTTCCCACAAATTAACTGGTACAATCAGCCATTTGCTGCACTAAGTCAGGTTAGTGACCCCTATCTCAACCTATTCCGGAACATCATTCCTTCCCTGGGAGGTATTGATATTTCACCTATTTTGGCCTTCTTGGTACTCAATATAGTGTCTAGTTTATTGGAGAACCTTAGTCGTGCAACTTCTTTAGGGGGATTTTAGCCCAATATTGTCTGTAGTAGGTAATGCCAAACTTACACAGGCATAGATCTATTTTCGGATCATAGTGCTAAATCCTGATGCTTTAAACTGTTTCAACTTGAGTGGAGTTGGTTGATTAGCTGGTACGGAAATTCTTAACTCAAAATTACTGATACCGGGTGGTACTTGGGCAATTGACCCCAAGCGGGAGCGGTTTTGTAAGATGGGATCATTGTTCGCATCGTAGATTCTACCATATACGTCAGCATCATAAACAGTTTTGTAAGTGCCATTTTGTGCCTTACCTGTGATGATAAAACAGTTAGCGAATCTGGAACTACCACTAACCACAGCACCTTGAGCTAGGTCTGAAGGACAATCTTGATAGGATAAATCGAACAGTTTAATACTAGTTAATGCTAAAGCTGATGGAGTAATTATCAATCCAAGAAAACTAGTTAAACAAACAAAAAAGACTAGGATAACTGATCTTAAACGCATAAACACACCTTGTGTAAATCACCATTAAGTAGGGAGGCACAATTATTTGTACGTTCATCTTAGTACTTAATTCCACCCACCCACTTACTCACTCTTTAACTTTAGTGCTTCCGTGGTTGACACTCCCTCACCTTGAGAACCAAAATAGGATATGGTCAGAGCAGCTTCACCTCTGGTCACAGCTTTTTTAGGCTGAAATAGGGTTGTATATCCAAAAACCCTTCTAATATTTGATTGTTCCCCATTTTGAAAGTCAGCTAGGACTGCTCTAAGAGCTTTTGGGTCAATCTTTGCTGTATCCTGAAAGCCCCAGGTTTGCTTGACCGCTTCCGTACTAGCATTGGGGAGAGATTGACGAGTGTCTAAGGGAACTTTCCACATTAGGAGGTTTTCCCTGGTTAGAGGTGCATCGGGACGAAACAAGAGTTCCGTTGCATCTCCTGAGAGAGGACTGGCAATTAGTCCAGCTTCTGCTAAACCCTGAATAAAGGGAAAATCAACATCAGTGGGTGGAACATCTTTAAAGATGGGTTGGGAACCTGGGGATGGTAAACGGATTTTTTTAGCCTGCTTATTAGCATAGATCACATTGTTACCAGTTAGTAACCATCTAGCAAACTCTCGACGTGTAATTATTTTGTTGGGTTCCAGTTTTTGTGGTTGCCCAGAATAGTTTTTAGTCTGTTGATTATTCCCCAGCACTTTATTATCTATGGACAAAACTCCCAACTTGCCTAAATCCTCAATTGGTTTTCTCCATTCTAATGGTACTTGTGGTAAATCGGTAAATTCCAGAGGATGGAAATTTTGATTGTAGTCAATTTGCGCTGTAGATTGTTGAGTGGTGTTGGTTGAATCAGTTATGGTCGGGGATGGCTCAGGTTGAGACGTTATAGTGGCTCCTAAATCACTGTTGTTTAAGTTGTTATTCAACTGATATTCAATTGTTAATTCAGTGGAGCTTCCAGGTTGATTTGCACTGGTACTAGTGACCGTTGTAGGTTTAACAGTCACCTTTAATAATAGATCGGTTTTCCGAGCTTCAAAAATACCATCTCCATCACTTCCTGGCTTTTGTAAAATTTGCCAGTTCTCTGTTTGCAGTTTGCTAGCATAGAAACTGGCAATCATATTACTGGGATCAGAGCTTTCCCAGCGAGTTATAGTCAATTTTTGAGTTTGATCTGGCAAGTTAGCTAAATTTGTTGAGTCTTGTGACTTATTTTGTGCCAGTTCAACTTCTATTAACTTAGCATTAGAATATAAGGGAATTACTTTAGGAAAATCACTAGGTAAACCAACTACAGGTGTCGGGGATGTTTGTTGCTGCTGAGGAACACCAAAAAGTCCCGATCTCTCCTGTAGTCGGGAGTCCCCAGCCAAATTACGTTCCCAGTTTTTAGCACCGGGTGCGTTAGCACAGGCTGTTAAGGTAAACAGCGAAACAGCTATACTAATAAAAGTAGTAGAAAGTTTATAAATAACCACAGAAAATCACAAGTATGTTTAATATCAACTACTAGACTAGCATTCCTTAACCTCTCAAGTGGGTGGGTGGAATTAAATATAAGATGAACGTAGGTTGGGTTCAAGTATGAAACCCAACGCCCGCATGGGTTTAGTTCCTCAACCCATCCTACAAATAATTGTGCCTCCCTACTTACTCACACTGGGAAATTCCTAACTCTTTACAACCTGTCCCCAACCATAAGTTTTAACTTATGGAATTTATGGACATCTAGAGTGCTAAACTAGAGATGAACAAACTAGTCGAACTTAAACAATTCTGCCCAAGTAACTCAGTATTTTACTATTTCTCAGGCGTTGCCAGGTTGTTGCCAGTGCTGAAACAAGATTACATGGAAGTTTCCCAGGATCAGCCTATTCATTTTGAGGCTCCACTCCAACTGTTGCTCTTTGTTGATGGAAGACCCAAGTCTCGCCAACAAGTGCAACGAATATGCGCATACCTACAAGATCTCGAAGTAGACTATAGTTTTGATCTGCAAATCATTGATGTCGGACAGGAACCCTATTTAGCAGAACATTTCAGACTGGTTGCAACACCAGCTTTAGTCAAAATCCATCCAGAACCGCAACAAACTTTGGCTGGAAGTAATATCATTGCCCAATTACAAAATTGGTGGCCACGGTGGCAAACTGCCATAGATACATCCCTAGCTTTACAGAAAGACCTACACGAACTTCCAGAACCAGATATTTCTATGATTCATCCCCCATCTACTATACATTCTGTGGCCCTTTCTGCTGAGCTAATTAAGTTGTCAGACCAGATTTTTTACCTCAACCAGGAAAAAGCAAAACTTCAAGAACAGTTACAATTTAAGGAGCGTATCATAGCCATGCTAGCTCATGACCTTCGTAACCCTTTGACTGCTGCTGCCATAGCTATAGATACTCTTCAATCTAACTATAATCCAGATTTGGGTCAGTTTCAACGCCTAAAACCAAACATGACGGAAAATTTACTCAAACAGGCCCGTCATCAAACCCGGATTATTGATAGGATGATAGCCGATCTGTTGGAAATTGGACGCGAAAACGATAACGATTTTAACATAGCACCACAAAGGTTGGAATTGGGCAAACTCAGTTTTGAGGTACTAGAAGAATTACGAGATCGTTATGTTGGTAAGTCTCAAACAGTAGAGACCGATCTTCCGTGTGATCTGCCTTGTGTGTATGCAGACCCAGAAAGAATTCGTCAAGTTTTGATTAATCTCTTAGACAATGCCATTAAGTATACACCCAAAGAAGGGAAAATTAGTTTAGCAGGACTGCATCGGACAACACAAAAGGTACAATTTAGTATTGGTGATACGGGTCCTGGTATTCCCCATGAAAACCGAGATCACATTTTTGAAAATCATTTCCGTCTGGAACGAGATCAAGCAGCGGATGGTTATGGCATTGGTTTATCCCTATGTCAACGTATTATCCGCGCCCACTATGGTCAGATTTGGGTAGATTCTACCCCTAATGGTGGTGCTTGGTTTCATTTCACTTTACCAGTATATCCATCTTAATTCAGCTATTCTCAATCTTTCTAATCATTTCTTAACTATGCCACACCCATTAATGTATGAAGAGGAAAATTTTGTTGTTCTGGAAACTAACCAAGAAGAACAGTTTTTGACCAAGCTAGAATTGTTAGAAAAGTTGCAAAATACTTTAAGTCAAATGCCTATAGAACATATACCTTTAGATGTGAGAAAAATTGGATCCTTGGTAGAACAGGTGAACCATTTGATTGATACCACCTGCGAATTAGATTTGGGACCAGGGCGATATTTACAATGGTATGCTGTCAGATTAGAAAAGTAAAAGCGTCTTG from Cylindrospermopsis curvispora GIHE-G1 harbors:
- the upp gene encoding uracil phosphoribosyltransferase; the protein is MKPQLLVYVPPHPLIKHWLSVAREAATPSVLFRSAITELGRWLTYEATREWLPTQESVVQTPLAPCPATFINSQVPLAVVPVLRGGLGLWEGAQTVLPLASVYHLGLTRDEKTLEPSCYLNKLPEKFAPDTRVLIVDPILATGGSIMATMAELTQRGVEPALTRIVCVIAAKPALQRLNATYPQLVVYSATIDENLDNQGFIVPGLGDAGDRIFGT
- a CDS encoding YggT family protein — its product is MYLLFQTLASFVEIYSYVLIVRVLLTWFPQINWYNQPFAALSQVSDPYLNLFRNIIPSLGGIDISPILAFLVLNIVSSLLENLSRATSLGGF
- a CDS encoding S-layer homology domain-containing protein, encoding MVIYKLSTTFISIAVSLFTLTACANAPGAKNWERNLAGDSRLQERSGLFGVPQQQQTSPTPVVGLPSDFPKVIPLYSNAKLIEVELAQNKSQDSTNLANLPDQTQKLTITRWESSDPSNMIASFYASKLQTENWQILQKPGSDGDGIFEARKTDLLLKVTVKPTTVTSTSANQPGSSTELTIEYQLNNNLNNSDLGATITSQPEPSPTITDSTNTTQQSTAQIDYNQNFHPLEFTDLPQVPLEWRKPIEDLGKLGVLSIDNKVLGNNQQTKNYSGQPQKLEPNKIITRREFARWLLTGNNVIYANKQAKKIRLPSPGSQPIFKDVPPTDVDFPFIQGLAEAGLIASPLSGDATELLFRPDAPLTRENLLMWKVPLDTRQSLPNASTEAVKQTWGFQDTAKIDPKALRAVLADFQNGEQSNIRRVFGYTTLFQPKKAVTRGEAALTISYFGSQGEGVSTTEALKLKSE
- a CDS encoding histidine kinase, coding for MLKQDYMEVSQDQPIHFEAPLQLLLFVDGRPKSRQQVQRICAYLQDLEVDYSFDLQIIDVGQEPYLAEHFRLVATPALVKIHPEPQQTLAGSNIIAQLQNWWPRWQTAIDTSLALQKDLHELPEPDISMIHPPSTIHSVALSAELIKLSDQIFYLNQEKAKLQEQLQFKERIIAMLAHDLRNPLTAAAIAIDTLQSNYNPDLGQFQRLKPNMTENLLKQARHQTRIIDRMIADLLEIGRENDNDFNIAPQRLELGKLSFEVLEELRDRYVGKSQTVETDLPCDLPCVYADPERIRQVLINLLDNAIKYTPKEGKISLAGLHRTTQKVQFSIGDTGPGIPHENRDHIFENHFRLERDQAADGYGIGLSLCQRIIRAHYGQIWVDSTPNGGAWFHFTLPVYPS
- a CDS encoding chlororespiratory reduction protein 7 encodes the protein MPHPLMYEEENFVVLETNQEEQFLTKLELLEKLQNTLSQMPIEHIPLDVRKIGSLVEQVNHLIDTTCELDLGPGRYLQWYAVRLEK